A region of the Candidatus Eisenbacteria bacterium genome:
GACTGGATCGCGTGGCATCTGGATCATCCGGCGCTCCTCCTCCCCCTCTGGAGACAGAAGGAACGCGTCGCGGGCGACCATCCGGTGCGTGCCATCGTACTGACGCGCGAGGCGCCGGCGCGCAATGCCGCGGACGGCGAGAAAGAGTGGGTGCGCGCGTCTTCGGGCACCATGCCGATCCGGGGCTTCTCGGAGCCGATCCCCGTTGGAGAAGGAGCTTGGATCTATCTCTCCAAGTGATCGAAAGAAACAACGCGGGCCGCGCATGACACGCGCGACCCGCGTCGAAGTGCGATCGAACAGCGCGCCTAGTTCACGCGCGTGTACGTGATCTCCATCTCGGTGAAATCCTTGCCGTCCTTGTTCCCGATCATCATGAACTTGTGGGTATTGTCGTCCACGAAGGTCGTGACCATCTTGTAGGTCTTGGGCTTGCCCACCATCGGATCGAAGAAGTCCGTGTACACCGTCATGGTCTTCTTCGCCTTGTCGATCGTGCCCTTCGAGCTGTTCGCCATGGACGTGCCCATGTTGTCGATCCAGGTGCTCTGGACCACGTTGTTCCGCGTGTCGTAGCCCAGGATCTCCATCCCCTCGAAGGGCATGTTCTCCATCATCATCCCGGAGTACTTGGACAGGAGGAAGCGGCCGCCCATGATCCAGGAACGCTCGCACGTGCCCTCGCTCGTCTGCTTCTGATCCCCCATGTACATCGTGTTCACCGTCTTCCATTTGCCCTCGAACGGCTTCAGGAACGCGTGCATCTCGCCGGGAGACGCGTACTTCATCATCTCGGCCATCATGGCCTCGTGCTCCTTGGAAGCCTTGGCGTCACCGTGGGAGTGGCCCTCGGCGGCGAGCGCGGGCGCCGCCACGAGCAGCATGGCCGCGAGGAACGCGAGAACGGAATGCGTACGGCGGTTCGACATGGGACGACCTCCTTGATGTGAGGGGTGGGGGACGCGGCTGAAGGCGGAAACGGTAGCACAAACGCCGGAAGCGCACCACGCGCTGCCCGGCGTGGTGCGCTCCGACCTGGAAGGGGACGACCCGTGGTCCGAGGCGGGGCAGGGTGCAATGCCCGTCCGTCTTGCGTCCGGATCGGGAAGTGCCCACACCCGCGGCTGGGGGACCGCACCTCGAGAGCACGAGGTCGTCCGATGGGAGTGGGGAGGCCCGCCGCGGCCTGGCATCCATGCCGGGTCGCGACGGTCTCCACGCATCGCCGGCCCAGCGCTCACAGACGCTCGGCCCTCGACTCCCAATTCGATTGTCAGCTGGGGGGAACTGGCGAAGCGAAAGGGAGGGAGGGCACGGGCCGGCTATCGGCGTCCTGGGGGTCGGGCATGCGGTTCGCGCTCGGGCCCGGAAATGCGGTAACCGGGCTTTGGCGGGCGCGGGATGTCACGCTCGCTCGTACCTGCGGCGCCCGCCGGCGCGCTCTGGCTCCGGAGGCCGGGACTCCGACCCGCTTCCGAAACCTGAGGCTCCGCAACGGCTTGCCACTTCCCCCTCACACACGAGGCCGACCCGGCCCCAATGCAATGCACCTAGTGATACACGCGGGAGTAGGGAGAGGTTTCCTGATTTTGAAGGGACTCGGGCAGGTCTCGGCCCGGTGTCGCCGGCCAGCAGATGCCCTCGTACTCGGCAGCGGTGGCCTGGCGCAGCTCCGCGTACCCGCACAGGTCCACGAGTCGCTTTCCCGAGGCGTGCTCGGCGATGGCCCGTCGCGCGTCCGGGTCGGCATGCCCGATGACGACGACCTTCGCGCCTTCGAGCGCCTGCTCGGGCGTCTCGTGGAGCAGACCGTCCAGGTGCGGGATCTCGCGCTCGATGAACTCCTTGTTCTTCCCGAGCAGCCGGCTGACCTTGACGCAGTCGTCGTAGATCCGGAGCTCGAAGCCCTTCCCGATGAGGCGCTCGGCCAGCGTGACGAGCGGAGAGTCGCGCATGTCGTCGGTGCCGGGCTTGAACGCGAGGCCGAAGAGCGCCACCTTGCGGCGGCCGTCGCGGGCGATCATGTCGTACGCGCGATCGATGTGCTCGGCGTTGCTCGGGAGCAGCGCGGCCACGGTCGGAGTCGCGACGTCGTTCGCGCGCGCGAGGGACAGGAAGGCCTTCACCTCCTTGGGAAGACACGAGCCTCCGAACGCGAACCCCGGGCGCAGGTAGGCCGGCGAGATGTTGAGCTGCCGGTCCTGGCAGAAGATCTCCATCACCTCCCGGCTGTCGAGGCCGCAGGCCTTGAGCACCGAGCCCGCCTCGTTGGCGAACGAGATCTTGAGCGCGTGAAAGACGTTGCACAGGTACTTCACGGACTCCGCGACGCGGCAGGAGGTGCGCACCATGCGACCCGGCAGTCCGGCGTTGAGCGCCCCCATGACCTCGTAGCCGGCTTCGTCCACGCTCCCGACCACGGTCTGCGGCGGGTTGTGGAAGTCCTGGACGGAGGAACCCTCCCGGAGAAACTCGGGATGGAACACGAGCGAGAGCCGATCGCCGATATACCTTCCGGCGGCTCGCTCGAGAATCGGCTGGATCCGGTCCTCGGTCGTGCCGGGCGGGACGGTGCTGCGGAGCACGACGGTGTGATGCGTGCGCTTCCGGCGCAGCGTGGCGCCGATGGACTGGACGACCTTGTCGACGGCCGCGAGGTTCGGCGTGTAGTTGTGGTTCGAGGGCGTGGCCACGGAGATCAGCGAGACATCGGAGCTCTGCACCGCCGTCTCGCTGTCTTCCGTCGCGCGCAGCCTGCCGGCCCGCACCGCGGAGCCGATCAGATCGTTGATGCCTTCCTCGACGACGGGCGACTGCCCGCTGTTGATCATCCGGACCTTCTCGGGAT
Encoded here:
- a CDS encoding DUF1579 domain-containing protein, translating into MSNRRTHSVLAFLAAMLLVAAPALAAEGHSHGDAKASKEHEAMMAEMMKYASPGEMHAFLKPFEGKWKTVNTMYMGDQKQTSEGTCERSWIMGGRFLLSKYSGMMMENMPFEGMEILGYDTRNNVVQSTWIDNMGTSMANSSKGTIDKAKKTMTVYTDFFDPMVGKPKTYKMVTTFVDDNTHKFMMIGNKDGKDFTEMEITYTRVN
- a CDS encoding nucleotide sugar dehydrogenase, with the translated sequence MRVSVFGLGYVGTVSCGCLPGLGHEVVGVDTNPEKVRMINSGQSPVVEEGINDLIGSAVRAGRLRATEDSETAVQSSDVSLISVATPSNHNYTPNLAAVDKVVQSIGATLRRKRTHHTVVLRSTVPPGTTEDRIQPILERAAGRYIGDRLSLVFHPEFLREGSSVQDFHNPPQTVVGSVDEAGYEVMGALNAGLPGRMVRTSCRVAESVKYLCNVFHALKISFANEAGSVLKACGLDSREVMEIFCQDRQLNISPAYLRPGFAFGGSCLPKEVKAFLSLARANDVATPTVAALLPSNAEHIDRAYDMIARDGRRKVALFGLAFKPGTDDMRDSPLVTLAERLIGKGFELRIYDDCVKVSRLLGKNKEFIEREIPHLDGLLHETPEQALEGAKVVVIGHADPDARRAIAEHASGKRLVDLCGYAELRQATAAEYEGICWPATPGRDLPESLQNQETSPYSRVYH